The nucleotide sequence TCACATACGATGAagtcttctcttcctctgcaggcaGCTCCACACTCCCaccaacatcctcctcctctctctggctgtctCTGACTTCCTCGTGGGCCTCCTGCTGGTGCCGTTGGAAATCCTCAGACTGACATTCTGCTGGGTTTTCGGTGACCTCCTGTGTTCTCTATTATTTGGTGTTTCTTTCACCGTCACTTCTGCCTCTATCGGAGGAATGGTTCTGATATCAGTGGACCGTTATGTTGCTATCTGTGACCCTCTGCGTTACAGCAGCAggatcacagagagaagagttacAGTCTGCGtctgtctgtgctggttcctgTCTTTCCTTTACAGCAACCTCCTCTTCATGGACGATCTTGTTAAACCGGGCAGGTATCGTTTATGCTACGGAGAGTGTGTGATCTTCATTAACGTCATCACGGGAGTTTTTGACTTTGTTGTGACGTTTGTTGCTCCCATTACTGCCATCATAGTTCTGTATATGAGAGTGTTTGTTGTGGCTGTGTCTCAGGCTCGTGCCCTGCGCTCTCAGGTGGTCACAGCTGTAATACTCAAGTCTTCAATGACTGTGAGAGCAAAGAAGTCAGAGCTGAAAGCAGCCAGGACTCTGGGTGTTCTTGTAGTCGTGTTTGTGATTTGTTTCTCTCCATATTACATCGTCAGCCTCGTTGATGAAAATCTGCTGAATGCTTCATCTATGTCTTTTGTAAACTATCTGTTCCTGATTAACTCGTGTATCAACCCTCTGATTTACGCCTTGTTCTACCCCTGGTTCAGGAAATCTCTTAAACTCATTGTTACTCTTCGGATCCTGCAGCCGGGCTCCTGTGAGACCAACATCCTGTAGAGGGACTGTGGAGGTCTAAGCTGTACGAAAGACATAgaaatataatgaaatgaaagcaatgcttttttcttttccagtcTGACTTTCATGTGAATAACCAGCCTCACATTCAGGATTTAGAGTGGTTTCATCATACCAGGGGTACATGTGTCctttttctctcaaacacaGCTTCACTGAAGAGACAAGCACTTCACTCTTTCTGTCTAGGGATCCTTTATGAGAtaagaaagctgaagagaggcagggaatgacatgcactaACGGGGAATGGTTGATGCACCAGTTTACCTGTTTCATGTCACTTTGAATTCAGCATGCATGTCAGGAATGGAGAGTCTTGTTTGTTGTTATCATGTGAGAACACGatcaaaccaaacacaacaaagcacCGTCTGAAATCTTTAATTCTCCAAAGAAGGATGAGCCATGCATACTTTCATGAACCATCATGTCTCATATGAAACACAACACTCCTGTTCTCCTCCAGGTGAGAGGAAAAGAGTCCCTGTGTTAATGGTCTGAGGAAAAGAGGTGCAACAGAGATCAGGTTTGAATTGTGTCATTATGTTTTGCATTGAGTCACACCAAGCACCAAGACGTCTCTCTTTTAGGGAGTTAAACTTATATGCATCTTATTTGTTACTGTATGAGCTTTATGCTATTTATATCCTGAGAAAGTTGACcgtaaaatatttaaatcacaGCCTTCAGTTGAAATCTTTGGAATAATGACAGAGGATGAGAGTGTTGCAGCTTTGCATGATCCTTAGgaaagtaaaacatttcataATAAAGTCAAATAGTTGAAAATGTCTGCGGAAGttcatttcttttcttaacatttgtgatgcaacatgtgcatgtttttgtctgCAGTTGCAGGAATACTCTCCAGTGTGTGAGTACAGAAAGTCTCTGTGGGAGGATTGTGCAACAGGTTCATGAGGAAATGAAGACAGCCCCAGTGACTCTGAAAGATTTGTTGTTGAGATTGTTAGTTGGAAaccttaaatctaaatctagtCATCACTTCCATCTGGTTTATTATAAAAGATACAACGCCAAGATTTAATTCAACGTCCTGAATCAGTCCATTGATCCTCTCATAACATGTGTCTGATTTATGAATGAAGAAGATAAAACATGTGCAATGAGAAGAAATGCAAAGGCAGTAGTGCCACCTTACAAGCTGAGGTTTGTCCATAACATCACTTTGAATAAGagaacatttgatttgtatgaactCAGATCAACAAGGAATccaataggaaaataaatttatagaggagatctcaaaagtgtttcatttatgtctccgagtcaacaatgagatctgtttgaaagcaaaatgagactatagcttacagtggggcaaaagagtatttagtcagccactgatttgtCAAGTTCTCcaacttagaaagatgagagaggtctgtcattttcatcagaggtacacttcaactatgagagacaaaatgagaaaaaaaatccaggaaatcacattgtaggatttttaaagaatttatctgtaaattatggtggaaaataagtatttggtcacccacaaacaagcaagatttctgtctctcacagacctgtaacttcttctttaagaagctcttctgtcctccactcgttacctgtattaatggctcctgtttgaactggttatctgtataaagacacctgtccacagcctcaaacactcagactccaaactcaaccatggccaagactaAAGAGCTTGGTCTcctgtttttttgagcacaaactttaaagaccttggggacctcttagaccaatatatgttgatgaacagagcgtaatatgtcaccttcaaaacagctctcaggaacagatgggtgacgtcacggatactgcgtccatattttatacagtctatgagtgtgacagacaatacagggatggtatggatctgttcatgggggggtcAGGGTTCagcgtggtgcagtctgtggccttctttactgtttaacagtctgatggcggtgggctcAAAGGAGCgtctgaagcgttcagtcttgcaccgtggtgggatgatgcgctgactgaacgagctccccatcagccacagctcatcatggagagggtgagaggggttgtccaggatggcttgcagtttgtccatcatcctcctctcagccactgactccagactgtccagttctaggccaaccacagagcgggccttctttaccagcttgttgagcttgctggcctcacccgtcttgatgcccccccccccacagcacataagctgtcattaaaagataaaagcgcgtcttaaagttcatcaaatatttaatcagctttgtctcaccgtcacatttctccaaagtgtagaggaaacacaacaagacCGTGTCCTAACGTGTTCGTCTGGAGGtaaaaaccaaagtaacatcagaagacgtaaAAAAGCCAccgagcaaagtgacagtcatgttttcaatgattctctcttcacatcttcatcacctgcttgtgtttcctgtgtatATGAGAaagtgtggagtaaagccatgACCGGCTCTCAGTTATTATCCTACATAACCTCAGTCAAAGCTCAGGCCAAGCTGCCCGTGATGAAACTatcacattaaaacttatatcCACAGATCAAACTtgtgtcagataatatcagggAGGGAGATCACTGAAGGACgcgagctctctgtaatgtgaaatataaagtgtgtttcctgttaacatgaaacactgaaggGAGAacgtctgagagagagagatgatagtggggagacggatagtagtagttggagcagctggagtctgggacgtccacagcagcagagatccagaggaacctacgagacaagggagctcagggactccagaaactCTTTTTAATCAGTCATTGTTCAAGACGTGAAGTAACAAGTCTGTCATGATGTTGGGAATGCCGCACAATGATGCAACATGTCTACATTTTCTACATGGTGCTACCTGTGTTTTTGAGAATCTTTGGGGGTTCAAATTAAAAGTTGCAATAAAATGAAGTAAGTTGAAGTGCATGAAACTTTGAGAGGCTGTTCTGCAGTTTGATGGTGTGCAACTGCAACTTTGAATAACATGAAAGATCCCTTAACTGGCTGAATAAACCAAAAGAGATCATGGCCTGCACTCACATGATCACATCAAGGTCAAACCAGGCCTGAGCGTGATTACATCACGTAGACCTCTACCCCCTTGAGGTGAGGACAGACACAGATAAATCAGCAGCAATCAGAGAGCTCAGGTCTAAAAGCTGCTGAAGatgcagctctctgcagaggaTGGAGGCCGAGGTCGGGGCAGAGCTCTGCTTTCCACAGCTCCTCAACTCCTCCTGCAGGAAGCCCACACCTCACTGGTCTGAAGCTGTGATCCTGAACACTCTGCTGTCCTTCGTCTCTGTGCTCACTGTGACTCTCAACCTGCTCGTCATCATCGCAGTCTCTCACTTCAGGTAACGTTTATCATCTCATTTTAACACTCACTGTTGAGTTTTATTAACAACATCACATACGATGAagtcttctcttcctctgcaggcaGCTCCACACTCCCaccaacatcctcctcctctctctggctgtctCTGACTTCCTCGTGggcctcctgctgctgccgtTGGAAATCTTTAGACAAACATCCTGCTGGGTTTTCGGAGACCTCATGTGTTCTCTTTTCAttgatttttctgttgctgttaCTAATGTCTCTATCGGAGGAATGGTTCTGATATCAGTGGACCGTTATGTTGCTATCTGTGACCCTCTGCGTTACAGCAGCAggatcacagagagaagagttacagtctgtgtctgtctgtgctggttcctgTCTTTCCTTTACAGCAACCTCCTCTTAATGGATGATCTTGTTGAACCAGGCAGGTATCGTTTCTGCTACGGAGAGTGTGTGATCGTCGTTACCTTCATCGCTGGAGTTTTTGACCTTGTTGTGACGTTTGTTGCTCCCATTACTGCCATCATAGTTCTGTATATGAGAGTGTTTGTTGTGGCTGTGTCTCAGGCTCGTGCCCTGCGCTCTCAGGTGGTCACAGCTGTAACACTCAAGTCTTCAATGACTGTGAGAGCAAAGAAGTCAGAGCTGAAAGCAGCCAGGACTCTGGGTGTTCTTGTAGTCGTGTTTGTGATTTGTTTCTGTCCGTATTACATCATCAGCCTCGTTGATGAAAATGTGCTGAATGCTTCATACTTGTCTTTTTTGATCTTTCTGTTCTATTTTAACTCGTGCATCAACCCTCTGATTTACGCCTTGTTCTACCCCTGGTTCAGGAAATCTCTTAAACTCATTGTTACTCTTCGGATCCTGCAGCCGGGCTCCTGTGAGACCAACATCCTGTAGAGGGACTGTGGAGGTCTAAGCTGTACGAAGGACGTAgaaatataatgaaatgaaagcaatgcttttttcttttccagtcTGACTTTCATGTGAATAACCAGCCTCACATTCAGGATTTAAAGTGGTTTCATCATACCAGGGGTACATGTGTCctttttctctcaaacacaGCTTCACTGAAGAGACAAGCACTTCACTCTTTCTGTCTAGGGATCCTTTATGAGAtaagaaagctgaagagaggcagggaatgacatgcactaACGGGGAATGGTTGATGAGGACTAAGGCCTCAAAATATGAGGCAGCCCTGCAAGCACCGGTTCACCTGTTTCATGTCACTTTGAATTCAGCATGCATGTCAGGAATGGGGAGTCTTGTTTGTTGTTATCATGTGAGAACACGatcaaaccaaacacaacaaagcacCGTCTGAAATCTTTAATTCCCCAAAGAAGGATGAGCCATGCATACTTTCATGAACCATCATGTCTCATATGAAACACAACACTCCTGTTCTCCTCCAGGTGAGAGGAAAAGAGTCCCTGTGTTAATGGTCTGAGGAAAAGAGGTGCAACAGAGATCAGGTTTGAATTGTGTCATTATGTTTTGCATTGAGTCACACCAAGCACCAAGACGTCTCTCTGTTAGGGAGTTAAAATTATATGCATCTTATATGTTACTGTATGAGCTTTATGCTATTTATATCCTGAGAAAGTTGACcgtaaaatatttaaatcacaGCCTTCAGTTGAAATCTTTGGAATAATGACAGAGGATGAGAGTGTTGCAGATGTGCATGATCCTTAGgaaagtaaaacatttcataacaaagtcaaatagttgaaaatgtctgcagaagttcatttcttttcttaacatttgtgatgcaacatgtgcatgtttttgtctgCAATTGCAGGAATACTCTCCAGTGTGTGAGTACAGAAAGTCTCTGTGGGAGGATTGTGCAACAGGTTCATGATGAAATGAAGACAGCCCCAGTGACTCTGAaagatttgttgttgtgattgttAGGTGGAAaccttaaatctaaatctagtCATCAATTTCATCTGATAGATACAAtcccaaggttttatttaaagtaatgtaaatattttatttcaccttatttcatttattaattaatacatttattatctagttcaaattttcatcacttttattttattttattcatttattttaagcatAGCATCTTATtgtcttttaatggtttaatatttgagtgttttattatcttagtcatttattttattttggtgagtttaacttcctgtgttgagttttaacatcttatttttcctccagtgtttttcATTAAGATATCTTGAGagagtttcctcagtttgttcagaaacttcttttttatttttcatttatttattaattttgtttttattgttgttattattattgttgcatatactgtgttcttaaccttaggtttcaggggtgggtttggagttggggctggggttgggactAGGATGGGGGGcatttttaataatatatttatatatatatatacccttcttttttaaatgtattctgtttgaagttgtttttatgtacagcactttgtgttacaatgtcattgtataaaaagtgctttataaataaagtctgattgattgattgaatgatttatTAAATCAGTCCATTGATCCTCTCACTACAAGTTTATGCTTCATATGAGGAAGATAAAACATATGCAGTGAGAGACTCCACATGCAGGAAGACTCAAGGTTTTTAATGCAAGGGTCAAATAAGAATGAGAGCAGACGAATGATGATGCGGGACTGCAACCTTACAAGCTGAGGGTTGCACATAACATAGCTTTGAATAAgagaacattttattatttcattctattattaacaaagacccaacatcaagaccggatcagatccagtcccatcttccagacaggactcagtctgatctcatcttaatccaccatgagcagagcactttgcagcatttagcaagttacagtggcaaggacaaacttcctttaacaggcagaaacctccagcaggaccagactcatgttagacacacatctgctgagaccgtgttggagagagggatagagagagatgaagagagagagagagatgatagtggggagacggatagtagtagttggagcatgtttttatttcagagaggcaGTTTGTGATAGTGGAGTGTGTTACAGTGGTTATGAATTTGGTTgaaatatacagtcatggccaaaagttttgagaatgacacaactattaattttcacaaagtctgctgtttcagtttttataatggtaatttgcatatactccagaatgttatgaggagtgatcagctcaactgcaattaattgcaaagtccctctttgccttgaaaatgaactttatcaccaaaaacacatttccactgcatttcagccctgccacaaaaggaccagctaacatcatttcaatgacacacaggtgtcacacacattaacacaggtgtgggtgttgatgaggacaaggctggcgatcaatctgtcatgattgagtgactggacactttaaaaggaagatggtgcatgacaccattgttcctcatctgttagccatggttacctgcaaggaaacacgtgcagccatcattgcattgcacaaaaaggggcctaacagggaagtttatagcagcgagtaagattgcacctcagtcaaccgtctatagaattatcaagaacttcaaggagagaggttcaattgttgccaaacaggctccagggcgcccaagaaagtccagcaagcgccaggaccatctcctgaaggtgttacagctgcaggatcgggccaccaccagtgcagagcttgctcaggaatggcagcaggcgggtgtgagtgcatctgcacgcacagtgaggcgaagacttttggaggaaggcctggtgtcaaggagggcagcaaagaagccacttctctccagtaaaaacatcagggacagactgatattctgcagaaggtacagggactggactgctgaggactggggtaaagtccttttctctgatgaatcccctttccgattgtttggggcatctggaggaaggcttgtttggagaagacgaggtgagcgctaccatcagtcctgtctcttgtcaacagtgaagcatcctgagaccattcatgtgtggggttgcttttcggtcaagggagtgggctctctcacaatcttgcctaaaaacacagccatgaataaagaatggtaccagaacgtcctcccagagcaacttctcccaaccatccaagggcagtttggtgatgaagaatgccttttccagcatgatggagcaccttgccataaagcaaaagtcataacaaaatggctcggggaacaaaacattaagattttgggcccttggccaggaaactccccagatcttaatcccattgagaacttgtggtcaatcctcaagaggcgggtggacaatcaaaaacccacaaattctgacaaactccaagcattgattatgcaagaatggactgccatcagtcaggatttggtccagaagttgattgacagcatgccagggagaattgcagaggtcttgaaaaagaaaggtcaacactgcaaatattgacttattgcatgaattctgtgtaattctcaatacaagcttttgatacttatgaaatgcttctaattgtatttcattatacca is from Notolabrus celidotus isolate fNotCel1 chromosome 10, fNotCel1.pri, whole genome shotgun sequence and encodes:
- the LOC117820532 gene encoding trace amine-associated receptor 13c-like, which encodes MEAEVGAELCFPLLLNSSCRKPTPHWSEAVILNTLLSFVSVLTVTLNLLVIIAVSHFRQLHTPTNILLLSLAVSDFLVGLLLVPLEILRLTFCWVFGDLLCSLLFGVSFTVTSASIGGMVLISVDRYVAICDPLRYSSRITERRVTVCVCLCWFLSFLYSNLLFMDDLVKPGRYRLCYGECVIFINVITGVFDFVVTFVAPITAIIVLYMRVFVVAVSQARALRSQVVTAVILKSSMTVRAKKSELKAARTLGVLVVVFVICFSPYYIVSLVDENLLNASSMSFVNYLFLINSCINPLIYALFYPWFRKSLKLIVTLRILQPGSCETNIL
- the LOC117820508 gene encoding trace amine-associated receptor 13c-like, with product MEAEVGAELCFPQLLNSSCRKPTPHWSEAVILNTLLSFVSVLTVTLNLLVIIAVSHFRQLHTPTNILLLSLAVSDFLVGLLLLPLEIFRQTSCWVFGDLMCSLFIDFSVAVTNVSIGGMVLISVDRYVAICDPLRYSSRITERRVTVCVCLCWFLSFLYSNLLLMDDLVEPGRYRFCYGECVIVVTFIAGVFDLVVTFVAPITAIIVLYMRVFVVAVSQARALRSQVVTAVTLKSSMTVRAKKSELKAARTLGVLVVVFVICFCPYYIISLVDENVLNASYLSFLIFLFYFNSCINPLIYALFYPWFRKSLKLIVTLRILQPGSCETNIL